GCTGGTTATAGCATAACTAGAAATGAAGATGAGAATATTATTGTTTCCTTTTTTACCTGGCCATGGACAAGGCCTTCCGTTCAACCTCTAGGTCATATTGTAACCGGGAAATCTGCTGCTTTTCATTTTCTGCTTCTTTCTGCAGTTTGCtaattctttctttttcatAAGATATCTCCACCTTGCTACTCAGAAGGCTTTGCAACTGCTCTTCCACTTCGCTTCTTAATCTAGAAAACATTTCCATTTCAGCTTCAATGGCAGCTCGCTCCTTCATCAGAGCAATATTATCTGCTTCCCTTTCAGTTCTCAACCTTTCTAATTCCAGTCTTGCCTCTTCAGCCATCTTCTCCACAGCATTGATCTTTTCCCTTTCTATGAAAAGCTCCTTCTCAAAACTTGCATTGATATCCTGCTCAACTTGGGCTACTAAAGCATTATGTGCAGACACTGCATTTTCTGCAATAGATTCTGCTACGATACGTGCAAGCTCCTCATTGACAATATCAGCACCCTCACCTGTTGCGAGAGCTATAGCAGCTTGGGCCTTTGTAACAGGTTTATCAGGCTGGAATAATCTTGTGCAACCTGAAAGGAAAATTGAGGCAAGAGTACACAATAATCAAAGTCCTAAAAATCAAACGAAATCCAGATAGCCCAGTGAAAAAATGACTCACCAAATGCAAGTGATATTATTCCCTGATCTGCTGCAGACAAATCAGCTATAAGTGCAGGCCAAGCATCTGGATTTATTTTATCAACATCTCTAAAACCAGAAAGTTGGTACAATATCTACACAGCCAAATAAGGAAAATAATGTGCACAATCAGTGACCTTCAACAGCATGAATTTAAGTAGCAAATAAAGAAGCTTTTAACTCAAGTGACCTTTCTATCGGCTTCTGGGAGTTGTCTTTTCTCAAGGGCCATCTTCCAGCTGACAAGATCCTGCCGGGATAAAGGACTGGATTGAAACACTAGATAAGTAAAATGTAAAAAGAAACAAATCATGGTAGAATAAAGTTAAAGTGCATTTCAGACCACACAATATTACATTACGCAACTCCACCATATTATATAATTAGAAAGGTATAATAGAACAATCAGAGGATGAGTCTGAGTCCATTATAGCAGGCCATTAATGCTCTAGGTCCTAGGCTATATGGGCATCTTTGattatcatgtatgatgcattTATATCAAAGAATGATAGTAAATAAAATGCTCAAGGTCATAAAGCCATTCAATTTTATATTCCAAACAGCTCGTGAAGAGTTAGAATCAGAAGATGAAAACTAACAAATAACAGAATGAGACAGTCAATATTGCAGTATCTCATCTGTTTACCTTTCAGGAGAGAAGTAAAATGGACCATGGCTTCCATCAGAGGAAGAAACCAAATCATAACTTGAAAGCTTGCTTGAGATAAGTCCTGCTTCAGCCAAACCTAAAAGTTCCATTTCAGGTGGTTATTAATAAGCAACAAAACATTGCTGTCTCTTGAATTATAAACAGCGAAAGATACCATCTTTACCTTGAATTGATGAAAAATCTGGGTCATCAGGTGTAATGTCATCAAATGCTAGTTCAGTAGCATTCTCTATATACATTGCAGGATAAACTTTTGACAAAGTGTTCcttcaatcaataaaaaaacCAGTCATAAGTGCAATCATATGCTTCTGTTATTCACTTTTGTGTTGCTGATTGGTTACCAACTATTTAGAATACAATTCTAGCAGTCACAGTCATACAAACAAGAAACACATATACCTTGAAAGAGCACTGCTCGCAGCAACCAACCAACGAGCATACTCTCGGCGTGTACAAAGATCACCAGGTTGGACATCAGCCTCAATAACCTGAATAGAGATCCATCAATAACTGCAAATCAACTTATCTATACAGTGATAAACACTAGTGCTCTACCAACACTCAAAAGGAAAGTGATACACATGAGGTTACACACACCTTTAAAACTTGCAGTGCAGATAATGCTTGTCCCTGTGCCTGGTCAACAACCGCAGGAACCAACACTTTTCCAGGAGAGATCTGCAGAGCTTCGAAAACTGCAGATGGAGCAGGTATACCGGCAGAAGAGAAGGAACCACTGAAAGGCTCAGACTCAAAAATTGCCCTGCTTCTGTTTGTATCATTATTAGCAACCATGTCCTGTTCATTTACAATTGGATAGGCTGGTTCTGTCATGGAAGTTGTTTCATAAGAATTACTTTCACTCGAGTAATTTACTTCCAGGAATGGATTATTTATTTCAGTAGATGCATTTGTTACTTCACTTCTGtcaaggttttcttttgttggAGTCTCATTGTCATCTTTAAGTGCAACACCAGGTTCTGAAACAATCTCAGCCGCGTGCTCACTAGATATGTGAACAGGGTCATTAGAAGAATCAAGTAAAAGATTTTCTTTTGCATATGAGCCAGTGAATTCCTCCTGTAGATCAGTGGTATGGTCTTTTATATTTGACAAATCAGTAGGTTCACCATTGATCAGGTTTATCTCAGATTCTGGGATTGATTGAAGAAGACTAAAAGCTAGGCTATAATCAGCAATTTCAGAATCAGACAAGTTCATAGATTTGGGAGTCATTTCTGGAGTTTCTAACTTGGCATCAAAAGTGGATTTATATTGTAAATCTTCTTGAGCAGGAGCATCATCAGTGGCAATACTAGAAGTAATTGTGTAGTTTGCAATATCTACTGCTGAGGTTTGGTGACTATTATCAAGTTCATTCTCCCTAGGTGCTTCATTAAGTTCTGGAGTTGTAGAGAGATCTTGATGCAAAGATGCCTTATTATCCAAAGCACTATCATCTAGCTTCACACTGCTCTCTTCACTCTTATTATTCCCATCTTCAGCATCCTCACTAGTGGAGACCAATTCAACTTCTTGCTGAGCAGTCAAGGGCTCCATATATTGTTTTGGTCCTGTGTGTAGCAATGAATTTAAGCAATTGCGGAGCTAAATAGTAACAGAACATTAACAAATGCTTAATTATGAATAGTTGCAAGGACTGAAATCCAGAAAAGCTTCCTCCATCCTCAAATAACATCAAATCAGCACTACCtagcacatttttttttttatagaagtaAACCACTTACTTGAATTGCTTCGCTTGCTTAGAGATAATGCTGCAAAAGTAAGCCCAGCAACAAGAATCACTCCAGCTACTCCAGCTCCCACAATCCCTGAAAGCAAACTACTCCAAAAATGTTATTAGTCCATTAATTAGAACATAGAAGAAGACCAGAGATATCTCTTGTTAAAATGGAGCAACCTGCAAGTTTAATTAAACATTAAGTTGATAACTAGATAGACAAAGCAATCTCGCTGTATCTATCAAATCAAACTCGTCAAGAGAAGTAACAAGAACAAGCTCGTTATTCAATCTCAACATCGAGCAAATCATTCAAAACATGACCAACAATTCTTATTGAATAACTACATTTTCTAATTTCACTGCTACTTCAATTGTCTATGGAAAGTTTCGAATTTGCCCAATACACCAAATTTTAGAAACCAGTAGCCATACGAAGTCTAATTTTCATACCTTGTAGCCATTTCTTCTCATCGGATTCAACATTTTGATCACCATCTTCAGAATCAGTCCAGCCAGCAAAATTATCCGCGGCAGAGCAAGAAACAACCCATGGACTCCCAACACGACGTCGTTCCACTCCATTCCTACACTGAACCGCACAAATCGTATGGGCATAACGATCCAACTTGCTCAGCCGACCTCGTAGCAGAGCTGCCGGTGGTAATACCTTGTAATTCTTGGAATTCAGGGAAAATCGGAGCTGGAGAGAATTAGGAGAGAAAGTGGAAGCCATGGATGTCATGACAGGAATAAATTACGTGAGGAAAAACCTCAGTAATTAAAAAGAGGGAGAGGAAGTGGAAGGAGAATTCTAGGGTTGTGAATGTTTGTTTATTGGAGAGACAAAGAAAGATTGATGGTATTTTAAATTGATAATCCTTTCTTtctctatctatctatctctgGTTTTGTCTGTAttaggagagagagagtgatCTTACAGTGTTTGTTTTTTTGAGAAGATCTTACAGTGTTTGTTATGCAAAATGTTTCAATTCAACCAACTGTTAAATGGTCGCTGCTATTTCAATATCAGGCAGATAACCATTTTCTGACCGTAATTTTGCCATCCATACTGCTACGGCGTCGTATTGTTTGTGAGGATGGCTTCGTTTCCCCTGCGTGTTTTTATagattatttcttcttttttaacTCAATAAATCATTTACACACCCAActtgaacttatccaaaaagtttgattggctctctgaacttttaaagtatttTGATAGCTTTctaaacttacataaaatgttcagttagacctctaaacttgcgtaaaatgtaatcaattgataactcgatcgtaaaaaagtaagttaaatgcggaagatatattccacacatcttaaaatgttattacataattaaaaatagattaaaaatgaagttattgcttgctcaactacacaatttgtcttctctaatattagaatcgtataCTTCGATTttagtcgttttacttttttttaagactcgtggaatacatcttccgcatttaacttacttttttaagaccgagtgattaattgattatattttacgcaagttcaatggctaactgaacattctaTGTACGTTCTGGGGGCTATCGGAACATTTTGAAAGTTaagagcaaatgatgtatttatttttttataatatatttttatagattATTAGTGGTGGTATCGGAAACgttaaacgttgttgtcgtgggACCAAAAGGTCACACGTAGTGCGACTATTGAACTACAAACTTTTACACTATTGAATAAAATTTTGTATTCtttttattgaataaatatCGTGATATTACTCGATTGTGCGTGGCCTCTTGATGGATCTCAAGTTATTAGGCTTAAAGTATTATTTGTGGTCCTAACCTATTTAAAAtgggtctttttctttttcctttgaagTATTTATTTGATTAGTTTCATGATCTATATTTTAATGAAATCTTTAGTTATTTCATAATCTACTATTTGTTTCTTCTAAATTATTAATAGTTCcggtaaataattaaattgttaaTGGTAAGTTAATAGTTATGTGTTAAAATTTTAGGGATCATGTTCGGTTAAGTAAGTTAAGTTTTTAACATTGATTAAAATTTCACCAATTTAGATAGATGATGAGGTAAATGTTACTAAATATTAGGTGAGAGGGTAAAGACCAAATATTAGATCAGAAGGTAAAAACCAATATTTTGAATAGATGAGAGGGCAAAAGATTAACATTTGAGATAGATAAAGGGATGAGTACTATTTTAAGCCTAAGTTAATATGGGATAATGTAAATTTAGTTCTATGGTTATTAGGAAAGAGATGCAATattaaatttaacatttatcaGACGGTGCGATTTCAAACCACGTTAatagaaaattattatttttcattaatagaAGATGTATAAATAGGAAGAACAGAAGATGAGTGCAACTAAATTGGAATAAATACAAGAATAACATATTACTTCACTTAAAATACGTATGTTTGAATTGTTTTTAGTGTAAATCTGTTAGGAAGTTATAAACCATTTTTGCTTATGTGACAGATGTAGTTGATATCATTTTGTAttctattaacaatatatatatagagagatgTAGTTGTTGTAATAATCATCGATGCATTAATGGAAGTTTCTTGATTCTTTAATATATTATGGTATGAGAGACTTATTGAAGAATTTTTTcctttgattttattttctttttatataacATGTTTTTTATGATCTTTCTCTAATCAATTCTAAAATGAGGATAATGAATTATTTGGAGGCAAATCTTCAAACTGAAGAAGAAGCAAATGTAGAATTAGATGCAGAATCAGATGCATCTAGAGTGAATACTTCATCTAGTAGAAATCGGAATAGGAATCTGGGATCTCACGAGGAGAATCCCCATGAAGGAATTAAAACTACTTATTCAAACACAATTACAACAAGGACATGAGAATCCAAGCTTAATCCTTGTAAGTAATTTGTTGAATGGCAAGAATTATATTGTTCGGAAGAGGTTAATTGATACAGATCGGGTAACAAGCGATAGTTTTCAATCGTAAACTACCAAAgatattctcaagctaaacttgaaggagccgTGAAACCTCCAGATttacaagctaaacttgaaggaattagaaatccccattgttaagagggatgaaccctaaaaacactctcaaagagaagatataattttgattgataaaaagttgtatATCCTTACAAAGATGGGGTTTAAATACCTCCCCTAAAGAAAACTAAAGACGtaattacccctactagggttacaactaaagaaagaaaataaaggatAAAATAGGTAAGTGTATATTCTTCCTTGTGAAGGAAAGAAAACTTAAATAGGCAGAATGTATATCCTTCCTTGTTTAAGGAAGGAAAGCTTGCAACTATCCTTCCTTAAACAAGGAAGGAAAGTTCACTCCTTGTAAAGGAAGTAATCTCTAGGACCCGCCTCAGTTATTCATCCGGTATACGCCATTAGGTGCACATGTTGTTCGTATTGCCCATATCTGAATATGATCTGCTAGGATTCAATGTAGAGTGAGATCCGCCAATCTGGGTCGAAGTAGATACAATAGGTAGATCCGTCGGAGTAGATATACATCAACAGAAATAAAATGAATAGATAGGCCAAGGTAGATCCACTCAGGTAGATAATGGAAGTAGATACGTCGATGAGTAGATGCGCCAATGTAGATATGTCGAAGTAGGTCCGCTCAACTAGATACCTGAAGGGgatacatcaacgtagacacatcgaagtagatccgcccaagTAGACACCTGgaggagatacatcaacgtagacacatcgaagtagatccgTCTAAGTAGATACCTAAAgagatacatcaacgtagacacatcgaagtagatccATCCAAGTAGATACCTGAAGGAGATAGGTTGAAGTAGATCTGCCTAAGAAGATACTTGagtagatccatcgaagagatccgtagagtagatccgtcgaagagatccgtcaaaggagatccgtcaaaggagatccatcggagagatccatcaaaggagatccgtcgaagagatccgtcgaagagatccgtcgaagagatccgtcgaagagatccatcgaagagatccttcaaaggagacccaccgaagagatccatcaaaggagatccgtcaaaggagatccgtcaaaggagatccgtcaatgtagatccatcgaagagatccatcgaagagatccttcaaaggaggtccgccgaagagatccgtcaaaggagatccgttaaaggagatccgtctaagagatccgcccaggtagatacacttaaaagaaaaagatatactAGAATTTTAAGTgtgtcttcctcctcttctgaatcactttccccacatacctgatgaaatttgttaccttgctacttccctaacctggacttggaatttgttgaaaagatgtccgcatcatactctctttcttaaaaaaaaagaaataggatCACACTTGCCTTTAAACACCAGCAGACCATGTGCTCTTTATCACTCGAACTGCCCTTCCCATGCGTCAAGTGTTCCATGAAGCTTTTGGTCGTCGTCATCATATGTGTACTCATTTTGGCTCCCTccaacatcctccaactcatcatcacagtAGAACCTatcttcattatcttcataatTAGGAGTTCCgctttggttccactcaatgttCCTTGACTCATCTTCATAAAACCTACCTTCATCAGCTTCATAAGTATATTCATTTTGGTTCCACTCaccatcctccaactcatcatcacaatgaAATTTGTTCTCCTCATCTTCATATGTGGCCTCACTTTGGTTCCACTCAGTGATTTGAtgttcatcttcatcataataggTTTCATCATCCTCATCATAATCAAGTTCATTCTCATGATGACGAAATATACCTTCATCATATTGAAGGAAATTAGGTTAAGGTATAacaacggaaatataaaatttttagcctacttccttttaaccataggatccgttaatcgttatttcatataaagagggataagaagaaataccttttgaagaacaatctaccgttgttaatgaagtgcccacaactcttctccgagttcccaagcacgaagtaaaacacggtgaggttaagttagaatcaaccgtatgagatgcaaccaaaatagattgcctctaattaaccaacacaagatcaaagaaaaaggagatagatgaaattaatcgatcgatagAAGCCGTAAGAATTCTTGTCCTCGAACTTGGGGGGGTcgaattctttctttttctctaaggtagggatttcgaaaatcacttgtgCTAGTTAGAGAGGGTTAGTCGAAATTCGTGtatagagggggtatatataatcacttgtacctaaaccctagttagataggaataggttacttaataggaattcaattcggaatagaattcccaattattatctcattatatatctaatatatctaggataataataaataacctaattggataataataggagtatattaatttaattaaaactcctaacttaattatctcttaattaatttaattcatattcctaatcaaattaggattaatagaattaaaataattccttatttattatatataaatttcggccctctctaattaaatgggccttactgggctcaattgggcttccatcaattaataacatccatctctcttttggttccaagtcttatgtgtgatccattaggttcttactacttctggccgtatgcaactattaaattaatttcttcaagaattatatttaatctttgcataacggaatgatgtactgagtatgttattggcaagtctgtaatcattcccccagagtccgttaagaagacaggttgattctgtcgttaacctttccgtattagt
The DNA window shown above is from Euphorbia lathyris chromosome 1, ddEupLath1.1, whole genome shotgun sequence and carries:
- the LOC136225344 gene encoding uncharacterized protein isoform X2 encodes the protein MATSLLSGIVGAGVAGVILVAGLTFAALSLSKRSNSRPKQYMEPLTAQQEVELVSTSEDAEDGNNKSEESSVKLDDSALDNKASLHQDLSTTPELNEAPRENELDNSHQTSAVDIANYTITSSIATDDAPAQEDLQYKSTFDAKLETPEMTPKSMNLSDSEIADYSLAFSLLQSIPESEINLINGEPTDLSNIKDHTTDLQEEFTGSYAKENLLLDSSNDPVHISSEHAAEIVSEPGVALKDDNETPTKENLDRSEVTNASTEINNPFLEVNYSSESNSYETTSMTEPAYPIVNEQDMVANNDTNRSRAIFESEPFSGSFSSAGIPAPSAVFEALQISPGKVLVPAVVDQAQGQALSALQVLKVIEADVQPGDLCTRREYARWLVAASSALSRNTLSKVYPAMYIENATELAFDDITPDDPDFSSIQGLAEAGLISSKLSSYDLVSSSDGSHGPFYFSPESPLSRQDLVSWKMALEKRQLPEADRKILYQLSGFRDVDKINPDAWPALIADLSAADQGIISLAFGCTRLFQPDKPVTKAQAAIALATGEGADIVNEELARIVAESIAENAVSAHNALVAQVEQDINASFEKELFIEREKINAVEKMAEEARLELERLRTEREADNIALMKERAAIEAEMEMFSRLRSEVEEQLQSLLSSKVEISYEKERISKLQKEAENEKQQISRLQYDLEVERKALSMARAWAEDEAKRAREHARVIEEARDRWERHGIKVVVDNDLREESSAGVTWVTAGKQFSTEATVSRAENVVDKLKLMADNVKGKSKEVIHKVIEKILALISMLKEWASKTSREAKEVKDATILKAKGSMQELRQNSSEFSSAVKEKARESIQGVQQSTAELSSTLMEGAKRAAGDCRENVEKFTQKFKS
- the LOC136225344 gene encoding uncharacterized protein isoform X1, with the translated sequence MTSMASTFSPNSLQLRFSLNSKNYKVLPPAALLRGRLSKLDRYAHTICAVQCRNGVERRRVGSPWVVSCSAADNFAGWTDSEDGDQNVESDEKKWLQGIVGAGVAGVILVAGLTFAALSLSKRSNSRPKQYMEPLTAQQEVELVSTSEDAEDGNNKSEESSVKLDDSALDNKASLHQDLSTTPELNEAPRENELDNSHQTSAVDIANYTITSSIATDDAPAQEDLQYKSTFDAKLETPEMTPKSMNLSDSEIADYSLAFSLLQSIPESEINLINGEPTDLSNIKDHTTDLQEEFTGSYAKENLLLDSSNDPVHISSEHAAEIVSEPGVALKDDNETPTKENLDRSEVTNASTEINNPFLEVNYSSESNSYETTSMTEPAYPIVNEQDMVANNDTNRSRAIFESEPFSGSFSSAGIPAPSAVFEALQISPGKVLVPAVVDQAQGQALSALQVLKVIEADVQPGDLCTRREYARWLVAASSALSRNTLSKVYPAMYIENATELAFDDITPDDPDFSSIQGLAEAGLISSKLSSYDLVSSSDGSHGPFYFSPESPLSRQDLVSWKMALEKRQLPEADRKILYQLSGFRDVDKINPDAWPALIADLSAADQGIISLAFGCTRLFQPDKPVTKAQAAIALATGEGADIVNEELARIVAESIAENAVSAHNALVAQVEQDINASFEKELFIEREKINAVEKMAEEARLELERLRTEREADNIALMKERAAIEAEMEMFSRLRSEVEEQLQSLLSSKVEISYEKERISKLQKEAENEKQQISRLQYDLEVERKALSMARAWAEDEAKRAREHARVIEEARDRWERHGIKVVVDNDLREESSAGVTWVTAGKQFSTEATVSRAENVVDKLKLMADNVKGKSKEVIHKVIEKILALISMLKEWASKTSREAKEVKDATILKAKGSMQELRQNSSEFSSAVKEKARESIQGVQQSTAELSSTLMEGAKRAAGDCRENVEKFTQKFKS